Proteins from a genomic interval of Chryseobacterium indologenes:
- a CDS encoding aminotransferase class I/II-fold pyridoxal phosphate-dependent enzyme, with protein MIQLPLSKLSNVGTTIFSQMTQLANENEAINLSQGFPDFMPDSRLLDQVDYFIKKGFNQYAPLGGMIGLKEEIVRKIENSHQAIYHPDTEVTVTAGGTQAIFTAIAAFIKKDDEVIIFEPAYDCYEPTVELFGGIVRRFEMKAPDYEINWKTVKNLVNDKTKMIILNNPNNPSGKIVKEEDIQELIQLVKGTSILILSDEVYENIVFDGKQHLSICKYPELKERSLLVASFGKLFHVTGWKVGYCAAPKNLTDEFRKVHQFNVFCVNTPIQLALAEYMKNEEHYIHLNQFFQEKRDFLRKGLAGTSFELLDCEGTYFQAVKYDKISAKNDFDFATELTVNHKVASVPFSSFYKNRLNENVIRLCFAKKQETLERAIENLSNI; from the coding sequence ATGATACAACTTCCTCTATCCAAACTTTCCAATGTGGGAACGACAATTTTCAGTCAAATGACCCAGCTTGCCAATGAAAACGAAGCCATCAACCTTTCACAGGGATTTCCTGACTTTATGCCGGATTCCCGGCTGCTTGACCAGGTAGATTATTTTATAAAAAAAGGATTCAACCAGTACGCTCCATTAGGCGGAATGATAGGTTTAAAGGAAGAAATTGTCCGCAAAATTGAAAACAGCCACCAGGCTATTTATCATCCTGACACTGAAGTAACGGTTACTGCGGGAGGTACTCAGGCCATATTTACGGCTATCGCGGCTTTTATAAAGAAAGACGATGAAGTTATTATTTTTGAGCCGGCGTATGATTGCTATGAACCTACTGTAGAGCTTTTCGGAGGGATCGTCAGACGATTTGAAATGAAGGCTCCCGATTACGAAATCAACTGGAAGACGGTAAAAAACCTGGTGAACGACAAAACCAAAATGATTATCCTCAATAATCCCAACAACCCTTCAGGGAAGATTGTAAAGGAAGAAGATATTCAGGAGTTGATTCAGCTGGTAAAAGGGACTTCTATTCTTATTCTCAGTGATGAAGTCTATGAAAATATTGTCTTTGACGGCAAACAGCACCTGAGCATTTGTAAGTATCCGGAGCTTAAAGAAAGAAGTCTTCTGGTCGCCTCTTTTGGGAAGCTTTTCCATGTCACAGGCTGGAAAGTTGGCTATTGTGCGGCTCCTAAAAACTTAACCGATGAATTCCGGAAGGTTCATCAGTTTAATGTATTTTGTGTAAACACGCCTATTCAGCTTGCTTTGGCAGAGTATATGAAAAATGAGGAGCATTATATCCACCTCAATCAGTTTTTCCAGGAAAAAAGGGATTTTCTAAGAAAAGGTCTTGCCGGAACCTCTTTCGAGTTGCTCGATTGTGAGGGCACTTATTTTCAGGCTGTAAAATATGATAAAATTTCAGCCAAAAACGACTTTGATTTTGCGACTGAACTGACGGTCAACCATAAAGTAGCCAGTGTTCCTTTTTCTTCGTTTTACAAAAACAGGCTCAATGAAAATGTAATCAGATTATGTTTCGCCAAAAAGCAGGAAACATTGGAGCGAGCGATTGAAAACTTATCTAATATTTAG
- a CDS encoding bacteriocin gives MKNQHLNKGKKLNKRELKSITGGLLRCIEPTYCPDPPCEASGRCKITSPSCAELQCRPNSPIEF, from the coding sequence ATGAAAAATCAACATCTAAACAAAGGTAAAAAACTGAATAAAAGGGAATTAAAATCTATCACAGGAGGATTGCTCAGATGTATCGAGCCTACCTACTGTCCGGACCCGCCATGTGAGGCCAGCGGCCGCTGTAAAATCACTTCTCCCTCGTGTGCAGAATTACAATGCAGACCGAACAGTCCTATAGAGTTTTAA
- a CDS encoding type IIA DNA topoisomerase subunit B: protein MSQEINPTYSEDNIRTLDWQEHIRLRPGMYIGKLGDGSSADDGIYILLKEILDNSIDEFRMRSGKRIEIKLDDGKVTIRDFGRGIPLGKVVDAVSKMNTGGKYDSKAFKKSVGLNGVGTKAVNALSDYFRVRSFRDGKMKVAEFSRGIITESFDEKETSDRNGTEISFIPDGEIFLHFKYRKEYIERMLRNYAYLNPGLKILFNGETYFSENGLKDLLEEELESDILYPIVHLKDEDIEVAITHSDKSQTETYFSFVNGQNTTQGGTHLNAFREAYVKTVREFFNKTFDASDIRKSIIAAISINVEEPVFESQTKTKLGSNDMGPNGPTVRTFIIDFLKSKLDNFLHKNPEIAEAIQRKILISERERKELSGIQKLARERAKKVSLHNKKLRDCRQHYNDQKAERKGDTQIFITEGDSASGSITKSRDVETQAVFSLKGKPLNCYGLTKKVVYENEEFNLLQAALNIEESLEDLRYNQVIIATDADVDGMHIRLLMITFFLQFFPDLIKNGHLYILQTPLFRVRNKKETRYCYSEAERVKALNELGKNPEITRFKGLGEISPDEFKHFIGKDIRLEPVVVGKDQTIEQLLEFYMGKNTPDRQTFILENLVVEDDTDIDKKEILNDIEN, encoded by the coding sequence ATGTCACAAGAAATAAATCCAACCTATTCAGAAGATAATATCAGAACCCTCGATTGGCAGGAACACATCCGTTTGCGCCCCGGAATGTACATCGGGAAGCTTGGTGATGGTTCTTCCGCTGATGATGGTATTTATATTCTGCTTAAAGAAATCCTGGATAACTCTATTGATGAGTTCAGGATGAGATCAGGGAAAAGAATTGAAATAAAACTCGACGACGGTAAAGTTACCATTCGTGACTTTGGACGTGGAATTCCCCTCGGAAAAGTCGTTGATGCCGTTTCCAAAATGAATACCGGAGGAAAGTACGACAGTAAAGCCTTCAAAAAATCTGTAGGTTTGAACGGGGTGGGTACCAAAGCTGTAAATGCCCTTTCTGATTATTTCAGAGTACGTTCTTTCCGTGACGGGAAAATGAAAGTCGCGGAATTTTCGCGCGGGATCATCACCGAAAGTTTTGATGAAAAAGAAACCTCGGATAGAAACGGGACAGAAATTTCCTTTATTCCTGACGGGGAGATATTCCTGCATTTCAAATACAGAAAAGAGTATATCGAAAGAATGCTCCGCAATTACGCTTATCTGAATCCCGGATTAAAAATTCTCTTTAACGGAGAAACCTATTTTTCTGAAAACGGATTGAAAGACCTTCTGGAAGAGGAGCTGGAAAGTGATATCCTTTATCCGATAGTACACCTGAAAGATGAAGATATTGAGGTAGCGATTACCCATTCTGATAAATCCCAGACTGAAACTTATTTCTCCTTTGTTAACGGACAAAACACCACACAGGGAGGAACGCATTTGAATGCATTTCGTGAAGCCTATGTGAAAACAGTCCGTGAATTTTTTAATAAAACTTTCGACGCGTCAGATATCAGAAAATCAATCATTGCTGCAATTTCCATCAATGTAGAAGAACCCGTTTTCGAATCACAGACAAAAACCAAGCTGGGATCGAATGATATGGGTCCCAACGGACCAACCGTCAGAACCTTTATCATCGATTTTCTTAAAAGCAAGCTAGATAATTTCCTGCATAAAAATCCGGAAATAGCAGAAGCGATCCAGAGAAAAATTCTGATCTCAGAAAGAGAAAGAAAAGAACTTTCCGGAATCCAGAAATTAGCCAGAGAAAGAGCCAAAAAAGTGTCTCTCCACAACAAAAAACTTCGTGACTGCAGACAACATTACAACGATCAGAAAGCCGAAAGAAAAGGGGATACACAAATCTTCATTACGGAAGGGGATTCCGCATCAGGATCCATCACAAAATCAAGAGATGTGGAAACACAGGCTGTTTTCTCATTGAAAGGTAAGCCTTTGAACTGCTATGGTCTTACCAAGAAGGTGGTCTACGAAAATGAAGAATTTAATCTTCTTCAGGCCGCACTGAATATTGAGGAAAGTCTGGAAGACCTGAGGTACAACCAGGTGATTATTGCAACCGATGCTGATGTCGACGGGATGCACATCCGTCTTTTGATGATTACGTTCTTCCTGCAGTTTTTTCCTGACCTGATCAAAAACGGGCACCTTTATATTCTTCAGACACCTTTGTTCAGGGTTAGAAATAAAAAAGAAACCCGATATTGCTACTCGGAAGCAGAAAGGGTAAAAGCCCTTAACGAATTAGGCAAAAATCCTGAGATTACCCGATTTAAAGGACTTGGAGAGATTTCTCCGGACGAATTTAAACATTTCATCGGAAAAGATATTCGTTTAGAACCGGTGGTGGTAGGAAAAGATCAGACCATAGAGCAGCTTCTCGAGTTCTATATGGGGAAAAATACTCCGGACAGGCAGACTTTTATCCTTGAAAACCTGGTCGTTGAAGATGATACAGATATAGATAAAAAAGAAATTCTTAACGACATAGAAAACTAA
- a CDS encoding bacteriocin, giving the protein MKNQFAQFGKKLNKKEMKSITGGMYDCMVPEPCEPYPGTCESHADANGCTMIHPKCGQAICRP; this is encoded by the coding sequence ATGAAAAATCAATTTGCCCAATTCGGGAAAAAACTGAACAAAAAAGAAATGAAATCAATTACCGGAGGAATGTATGACTGTATGGTTCCTGAGCCTTGTGAGCCTTATCCGGGAACATGTGAATCTCATGCCGACGCCAACGGTTGTACCATGATTCACCCAAAATGCGGACAGGCTATTTGCAGACCATGA